A window of Cryptomeria japonica chromosome 3, Sugi_1.0, whole genome shotgun sequence contains these coding sequences:
- the LOC131044724 gene encoding chorismate mutase 2, with translation MLIQRVSFLSNCSCQATFIPTANANKRHLKGNFWSPLPTYAMSLPKPKPKLPCFTPILPFPNQATATAASVFASASTEEGDRLDRSGILTLESIRDSLIRQEDSIIFNLLERSQYCFNSPAYDAKQLSFPGFNGSLVDFILKETELLHSKVGRYKSPDEHPFFPDDLVEPLLPQLDYPKVLHPAASTININKEIWRMYFDDLLPQFVGEGDDGNYGSAVVCDVSCLQALSKRIHYGKFVAEAKFRDSPNEYEPAIRAQDREALMNLLTFENVEEMVKRRVELKAMTYGREVNLHSAVVTPAYKFQPSLVAHLYSKWLMPLTKKVEVEYLLRRLD, from the exons ATGTTGATACAACGAGTTTCCTTTCTCTCCAACTGTTCCTGTCAAGCGACTTTCATTCCCACAGCCAATGCCAACAAGAGGCATCTCAAAGGAAACTTTTGGAGTCCTCTACCCACCTACGCCATGAGTTTGCCCAAGCCCAAACCCAAGCTTCCATGCTTTACACCCATTTTGCCCTTTCCTAATCAGGCAACTGCAACAGCGGCATCAGTCTTCGCATCAGCCAG TACTGAGGAGGGCGATCGGTTGGATCGGAGTGGGATATTAACCTTGGAGAGTATAAGGGATTCGCTTATTAGACAAGAGGATAGCATTATTTTTAATCTTCTGGAGAGATCCCAATATTGCTTTAATTCCCCTGCTTATGATGCAAAACAGCTCTCATTTCCTGGCTTTAATGGCTCACTTGTGGATTTCATACTTAAGGAAACAGAGCTACTTCATTCAAAA GTGGGCAGGTATAAAAGCCCAGACGAGCACCCATTTTTCCCTGATGACCTGGTGGAGCCTTTGCTACCACAGTTAGACTACCCAAAG GTGCTACACCCTGCAGCTTCTACTATCAACATAAACAAGGAGATCTGGAGAatgtattttgatgatttactaCCCCAATTCGTAGGTGAGGGGGATGATGGAAACTATGGATCTGCTGTTGTATGCGATGTCTCCTGTTTGCAG GCCCTCTCTAAAAGGATTCATTATGGAAAGTTTGTAGCTGAAGCAAAATTTCGAGATTCGCCAAATGAATATGAACCTGCAATCCGTGCACAG GACAGGGAAGCATTAATGAATCTGTTGACCTTTGAAAATGTGGAAGAAATGGTTAAGAGGAGAGTGGAACTGAAAGCAATGACATATGGTCGGGAGGTAAACTTACATAGTGCAGTGGTTACCCCGGCCTACAAATTTCAACCTTCTTTGGTTGCTCATTTATATTCAAAATGGCTCATGCCTTTAACCAAAAAGGTTGAAGTAGAATACCTTCTAAGACGGCTTGATTAA